From the genome of Deltaproteobacteria bacterium, one region includes:
- a CDS encoding TetR/AcrR family transcriptional regulator, whose translation MVEPAAAKPRDRESTERRILEAAIENFATIGFDASTTRQIAESASANEALIFRYFGGKDGLLKAIIDLFSSQTSMELCEKAPLAATRASELQQYFSHMRTECPMTQKMIRLAMDRAMVDPKAAEALRERYMLAQIPVLTNRLAGIKPEIPIERAKQMAQTAAAVSFSTLIIGRVVLHLPDSVIVETIESAIKSIAQDGKVKS comes from the coding sequence ATGGTAGAGCCCGCTGCAGCCAAACCCCGCGATCGTGAATCAACCGAGCGCAGAATTCTTGAAGCTGCTATCGAGAACTTCGCCACGATTGGCTTTGATGCTTCAACAACTCGACAAATTGCGGAAAGTGCATCGGCAAATGAAGCGCTGATTTTTCGCTATTTCGGCGGCAAAGATGGTCTATTGAAAGCCATCATCGATTTGTTCTCCTCGCAAACATCCATGGAGCTCTGCGAGAAAGCTCCTCTCGCGGCAACACGAGCGAGCGAACTTCAGCAATATTTTTCACACATGCGGACGGAATGCCCAATGACTCAGAAAATGATTCGACTCGCAATGGATCGCGCGATGGTCGATCCAAAAGCTGCCGAAGCGCTTCGTGAACGATACATGCTGGCTCAGATTCCAGTTTTAACAAATCGTCTGGCTGGAATTAAGCCAGAAATTCCAATCGAAAGAGCAAAACAAATGGCGCAAACAGCCGCCGCCGTTTCGTTTTCTACTTTGATAATTGGCCGTGTCGTATTGCATCTACCAGATTCTGTGATCGTAGAGACAATAGAAAGCGCGATCAAATCGATCGCGCAAGACGGCAAGGTGAAGAGCTAG
- a CDS encoding DUF475 domain-containing protein, with amino-acid sequence MGWKMILKSFGGSIFVTVVGFALAFWLGFRDGGMTAAFSTMFLCAVLSVLEISLSFDNAVVNASVLRNMTEVWRKRFLTWGILLAVFGMRLVLPLVIVAILAKIGPIDALMLAIQKPKEYAEMMLSIHESVAAFGGTFLFMVGIEYFLDHEKDEHWLQVIERPLAKIGRIKSVQVIIALVVVLSMALFVDGDKQMAFLISGVAGVITFLMVDALGALLSIAPDGEGIDPHRASLGMFLYLEVLDASFSFDGVVGAFALTQSLFLIAIGLGIGAMFVRSITIVLVERGTLGQYRYLEHGAFWAILSLAGLMYGGVFYHIPEVITGLCGATFIGASVWWSIREKKLDAKAA; translated from the coding sequence ATGGGGTGGAAAATGATTCTGAAGTCTTTTGGCGGTTCAATTTTCGTTACGGTTGTGGGTTTTGCACTCGCGTTTTGGTTGGGTTTCCGTGACGGCGGTATGACCGCAGCCTTTTCGACGATGTTTTTATGTGCCGTCTTATCTGTCTTGGAAATTTCCCTTTCGTTTGATAACGCCGTCGTGAACGCCTCAGTCTTAAGAAACATGACGGAAGTTTGGCGAAAGCGCTTTCTGACCTGGGGCATCTTGTTAGCCGTCTTCGGTATGCGTTTAGTTCTCCCGCTAGTGATCGTCGCGATTTTGGCGAAAATCGGTCCAATCGACGCGTTGATGTTGGCGATCCAAAAGCCTAAAGAGTACGCAGAGATGATGCTCTCGATTCACGAATCGGTTGCTGCCTTCGGCGGAACCTTTTTGTTCATGGTCGGTATCGAATATTTCCTGGATCATGAAAAGGATGAGCACTGGTTGCAGGTGATCGAACGACCTTTGGCGAAAATCGGGCGAATTAAATCGGTTCAAGTCATTATTGCTCTTGTTGTTGTCTTATCGATGGCTCTCTTTGTCGATGGCGATAAACAAATGGCATTTTTGATTTCGGGAGTTGCGGGAGTAATAACCTTTTTAATGGTTGATGCCTTGGGTGCTCTCTTGAGTATCGCACCAGACGGTGAAGGAATTGATCCTCACCGTGCAAGTTTGGGAATGTTTCTTTACTTGGAAGTTCTTGATGCGTCTTTTAGTTTTGACGGCGTCGTCGGAGCATTTGCCTTAACGCAGTCGCTGTTTCTGATTGCAATTGGCCTTGGGATCGGCGCGATGTTTGTCCGTAGCATCACGATCGTGCTGGTAGAGCGGGGCACCCTTGGTCAATACCGGTACCTTGAGCACGGTGCATTTTGGGCGATTCTAAGTCTTGCTGGTCTTATGTATGGCGGCGTGTTTTATCACATTCCGGAGGTCATCACGGGACTTTGTGGTGCAACGTTTATTGGAGCCTCTGTTTGGTGGTCGATCCGCGAGAAAAAGTTAGATGCTAAAGCCGCCTAG
- the aceA gene encoding isocitrate lyase, whose amino-acid sequence MKKIGQLEKEILTPEACAFLNTLHRKFHSQAQALVADRLEARRKLLSDENLNSIWPMQSYDSAVNANWKVAAIPEALSNRTVEITGPAEAKMIINALNCGANVFMADFEDSLSPTWEAVLSGHKAIAEAYKRTLRFQSGEKVYELNRSEAELATLKLRPRGWHLPEPRYLVDGQAGSATLFDFGLSLFHSGKTGVETGRGPFYYLPKLEGPLEARLWADVFEFSETALGLPRHSIRATVLIETLPAALAMEQILFELRSYIIGFNAGRWDYLFSIIKTVIGTKHEVIFPDRKFLTMDVPFMRRYAERIVDTCVRRGAQPIGGMSALIPNRRDGEQNARALEMVRKDKDREARQGFVGTWVAHPDLVPVAREAFEAVRAEKISELEWQRTDAPFVGSLLPRLDEEPFIVGGKLLPPTLAGVRLNIDVSLRYLAHWLGGLGAVAIHGLMEDAATAEISRSQLWQWRKHAAKLESGETVTADWLTQMIKEISGELLALIKNDSNSLSIAESDLKRAESLLHELVMQESFVSFLTLPAMDRLQNQSKENSNMQQEIFFDKKFDFARTAGELEKSWSTDPRWNGVKRPYSAAEVLKLQSRVNVQHTWAARGAARLWHDLNTRDYVHTMGAMTGGQAVQYAKAGLQALYLSGWQVAGDANLSGQTYPDQSLYPSNSVPAVVRRINNALTRMDQVERSEGKIDRDLFVPIVADAEAGFGGPLHAFELMKQMIEAGAAGVHFEDQLASEKKCGHLGGKVLVPTSTFVRTLTAARLAADVLDVPTLIIARTDSLGATLITSDIDPADRPFLTGERTSEGYYRVKPGMGAAIARGLAYAPYADLLWVETSTPDLKEAKDFADAIHKLHPGKVLAYNCSPSFNWKKNLDDKTIAKFQKELAAMGYKFQFITLAGWHLLNHHSFQLAEAYKERGMSAYVELQEEEFAAEGRGGGLGYTATRHQREVGTGYFDQVLMTATQGASATSALAHSTEAEQFGHGEAHV is encoded by the coding sequence ATGAAAAAGATCGGGCAGCTTGAAAAAGAAATTCTGACACCGGAAGCATGCGCGTTTTTAAACACACTTCACCGCAAGTTTCATTCGCAAGCACAGGCCCTCGTGGCAGACCGCTTAGAAGCGCGGCGCAAGCTACTGTCAGATGAGAACTTAAACTCCATTTGGCCAATGCAGAGCTATGACTCCGCTGTAAATGCCAATTGGAAAGTTGCCGCAATTCCCGAAGCGCTTTCGAACCGTACCGTCGAAATCACCGGCCCCGCAGAGGCAAAAATGATCATCAATGCTCTCAACTGCGGAGCAAATGTCTTCATGGCAGATTTTGAAGATTCTCTTTCGCCTACTTGGGAAGCGGTCTTGAGCGGACACAAAGCAATCGCCGAGGCCTACAAACGGACCTTGCGGTTTCAATCTGGTGAGAAAGTCTATGAGTTAAATAGGTCGGAAGCCGAACTTGCGACATTGAAATTAAGGCCTCGCGGTTGGCACCTTCCTGAACCTCGCTACCTCGTCGATGGCCAAGCGGGGTCGGCGACCTTGTTCGATTTTGGACTTTCTTTGTTTCATAGCGGTAAAACGGGAGTCGAAACGGGCCGCGGCCCATTTTACTACCTACCGAAGCTCGAGGGTCCCCTCGAGGCTCGTCTATGGGCGGATGTATTTGAATTTTCGGAAACAGCGCTCGGCTTACCGCGACACTCGATCCGCGCAACTGTGTTGATTGAAACGCTTCCAGCTGCGCTCGCGATGGAACAAATCCTTTTTGAACTTCGTTCGTACATTATCGGGTTTAATGCTGGTCGCTGGGACTATTTATTTTCGATCATAAAAACTGTGATCGGCACGAAGCATGAAGTGATTTTTCCGGACCGAAAATTTTTGACGATGGATGTTCCTTTCATGCGCCGATATGCCGAGCGCATTGTTGACACCTGCGTTCGCAGAGGAGCACAGCCAATTGGCGGCATGTCGGCATTGATTCCGAATCGAAGAGACGGAGAACAAAATGCCCGCGCGCTTGAAATGGTTCGAAAAGACAAAGACCGCGAAGCACGACAAGGGTTCGTTGGAACCTGGGTCGCCCATCCCGACTTGGTGCCAGTCGCTCGCGAAGCATTCGAAGCAGTTCGTGCCGAGAAGATTTCTGAACTCGAATGGCAACGCACCGATGCGCCTTTTGTTGGATCTCTCCTTCCACGTTTAGACGAGGAACCATTCATTGTGGGAGGAAAACTTCTTCCGCCTACTTTGGCGGGCGTACGACTGAACATCGATGTTTCGTTGCGCTATCTTGCCCACTGGCTCGGCGGACTAGGCGCAGTTGCGATTCATGGTCTTATGGAAGATGCGGCCACCGCTGAAATCTCACGATCGCAACTTTGGCAATGGCGCAAACATGCAGCCAAACTTGAAAGCGGCGAAACAGTAACCGCCGATTGGCTCACGCAGATGATCAAAGAGATCTCGGGTGAGCTTTTGGCGTTGATTAAAAATGATTCCAATTCTCTCTCTATCGCCGAAAGCGATCTTAAGCGCGCAGAAAGCCTGTTGCATGAACTCGTCATGCAAGAATCTTTCGTTTCGTTTTTGACCCTTCCCGCCATGGACAGACTTCAAAATCAATCGAAGGAGAATAGCAACATGCAACAGGAAATTTTTTTTGATAAGAAGTTTGATTTCGCGCGCACCGCAGGTGAACTCGAAAAATCATGGTCAACAGATCCGCGCTGGAATGGCGTTAAACGCCCATACTCGGCGGCCGAAGTTTTGAAACTTCAATCGCGAGTCAACGTTCAACATACCTGGGCGGCACGCGGTGCTGCTCGCCTTTGGCACGACCTAAACACTCGGGACTACGTTCACACGATGGGCGCAATGACCGGTGGACAAGCGGTTCAATACGCGAAGGCGGGTCTTCAAGCTTTGTATCTTTCTGGCTGGCAGGTTGCGGGCGACGCTAACCTCAGTGGCCAAACCTATCCGGACCAAAGCCTTTATCCATCAAACTCAGTTCCCGCTGTGGTTCGCAGAATTAACAATGCGCTTACGCGAATGGATCAAGTAGAGCGATCAGAAGGTAAGATCGATCGAGATCTTTTTGTCCCGATCGTTGCAGACGCCGAAGCAGGCTTTGGTGGACCACTTCACGCCTTCGAACTGATGAAGCAAATGATCGAGGCCGGTGCGGCTGGTGTTCATTTCGAAGATCAGTTGGCGAGCGAAAAGAAATGCGGGCACTTGGGCGGAAAGGTCCTTGTTCCTACTTCGACGTTTGTTCGCACGCTGACGGCAGCGCGTTTGGCCGCGGATGTCCTCGACGTACCTACCCTGATCATCGCTCGCACGGACAGCCTCGGCGCAACGCTGATTACAAGCGACATTGATCCGGCTGATCGACCCTTCTTAACTGGCGAAAGAACCTCTGAAGGGTACTACCGGGTAAAACCAGGCATGGGCGCAGCGATCGCACGCGGACTCGCCTACGCACCGTACGCCGATCTATTATGGGTTGAAACTTCGACTCCTGACTTGAAGGAAGCTAAAGATTTCGCCGATGCTATTCACAAATTGCATCCAGGAAAAGTGCTCGCCTACAATTGCTCTCCGTCATTCAACTGGAAAAAGAATCTGGATGATAAAACAATCGCAAAGTTTCAAAAGGAACTCGCTGCGATGGGATACAAGTTTCAGTTTATTACGCTTGCAGGCTGGCATCTTTTGAACCATCACTCGTTCCAATTGGCGGAAGCCTACAAAGAGCGAGGAATGTCAGCTTATGTCGAGCTGCAAGAGGAAGAATTTGCAGCTGAGGGACGCGGAGGCGGTCTTGGTTACACAGCAACTCGTCATCAGCGCGAAGTTGGTACTGGGTATTTCGATCAGGTTCTAATGACTGCGACTCAAGGCGCCTCGGCAACAAGCGCGTTGGCTCATTCGACCGAAGCTGAGCAGTTTGGCCACGGCGAGGCTCACGTCTAG